One part of the Lytechinus pictus isolate F3 Inbred chromosome 3, Lp3.0, whole genome shotgun sequence genome encodes these proteins:
- the LOC129256126 gene encoding uncharacterized protein LOC129256126: protein MPSRDRRYDTVVNMNQTTRRPRVSVCTSAQVFNIQAFIDVLLLKYTDIVSDVRYFELPYNDIDHFSFRNKGIDVMILCHSINNRRFAITDVTDALYDEFLPNAVRALGKTKICVLVHDFRADNLDTVEKYRNQMDAFLSKQPTTFKCANLIMVGGKLDEKVELGNSQWEELRAFLMDASQSPEHIPGIYPYMLYDLVNSVCQNIQRSPKYQVFLVVGVLIIGLIIVLLTVLVDSK, encoded by the exons ATGCCATCTCGAGACAGACGGTACGACACTGTCGTAAACATGAACCAG ACGACCAGAAGGCCTCGTGTCTCGGTGTGTACTTCTGCCCAAGTATTCAACATCCAAGCCTTCATCGATGTGTTGCTTCTGAAATATACCGATATCGTAAGCGATGTTCGCTACTTCGAGCTACCCTACAACGATATTGATCATTTTAGTTTTCGAAACAAGGGAATCGACGTCATGATTTTGTGTCACTCTATCAACAACAGAAGGTTCGCCATCACAGATGTTACTGATGCCCTTTATGATGAATTCCTGCCAAATGCCGTCAGAGCGCTCG GCAAAACAAAGATCTGCGTTTTAGTCCACGATTTCAGAGCAGACAACCTGGACACGGTCGAGAAGTACCGCAATCAGATGGATGCGTTTCTTTCCAAGCAGCCAACAACCTTCAAATGCGCTAACCTCATCATGGTGGGAGGGAAACTAGATGAGAAGGTGGAGCTTGGTAATAGTCAGTGGGAGGAGCTACGTGCATTCCTCATGGATGCTAGCCAATCACCAGAGCATATCCCAGGCATTTACCCGTACATGCTGTATGACCTAGTGAATAGTGTCTGTCAGAATATTCAGAGGTCACCAAAATACCAAGTTTTCCTTGTTGTCGGTGTCTTGATTATTGGCTTGATAATAGTGTTACTCACGGTGTTGGTCGATTCAAAATAG
- the LOC129255368 gene encoding uncharacterized protein LOC129255368 encodes MPRESYWYRNVESTDPDKKEELSKYMKMYRLIKADIRQLISELAENAAHPDESKACYKILHRIFHEKSLTRSKEAARLMLALGDQDLLRALRRRYSKNSCTGSYDVRGISTKSESKQINGTPVSHIEKSGDVIHMVFSESGMNQATSLDGFQEKSFMGRTKMANSGHGESMVQKKSHKISFQRGQTSRLRNTMLLLENPVSEDKKTNQYSPEEVMIDKDLEDVSAVSNVLARTHSASNITKNADSTKHFGYLSNLSTSTVSEGSLDSDTLGWSNENFVRPSSRPAPVLSDNSRRHIKRVLQLTGLHHRPRAVHLPDGRIRIPASLPVIPSTTFNRMNSLNYVSKISDKIQKRKDIRKISMVDAMEAPEYELPKNIFEDLHVVKQHRRSFFADGNSLVEVRPRTMPTAPTLIATHTAEGKFNVPIDIESNRRAILAINTIYSALHPHQNY; translated from the exons ATGCCTCGAGAAAGTTATTGGTATAGAAATGTGGAATCTACTGATCCAGACAAGAAGGAGgagttatcaaaatatatgaAGATGTATCGACTGATAAAG GCTGATATTCGTCAACTGATTTCAGAATTGGCTGAGAACGCGGCACATCCCgatgaaagcaaagcttgttacaaaatattacatcgtatcTTCCACGAGAAGTCACTTACCAGATCTAAGGAAGCAGCAAGGCTTATGCTTGCCCTAGGTGACCAAGATTTACTCCGAGCACTTCGGCGTCGATATTCAAAGAACAGTTGTACAG GTTCTTATGATGTTCGTGGAATATCTACGAAATCGGAATCAAAGCAGATAAACGGGACACCTGTTAGTCACATTGAGAAATCTGGTGATGTCATTCATATGGTATTTTCAGAGTCGGGGATGAATCAAGCCACGTCTCTTGATGGCTTCCAAGAAAAGTCGTTCATGGGAAgaacaaaaatggcaaacaGTGGACATGGGGAGTCGATGGTTCAAAAGAAATCTCACAAGATTTCTTTTCAGAGAGGACAAACATCGAGGTTAAGGAATACTATGTTACTCCTAGAAAACCCTGTTTCGGAAGACAAGAAAACGAATCAATATTCTCCAGAGGAAGTTATGATAGACAAAGATTTGGAAGATGTTTCGGCAGTGTCCAATGTTCTTGCTAGAACACACTCTGCATCTAACATAACTAAGAATGCAGACAGCACAAAACATTTCGGTTATCTGTCTAATTTAAGTACTTCTACAGTATCAGAAGGCTCTTTAGATTCTGATACGCTCGGATGGAGTAATGAGAATTTTGTGAGGCCCTCATCCCGGCCTGCGCCAGTATTATCAGACAATAGTCGTCGTCACATAAAACGAGTTTTACAATTGACAGGTTTACACCATCGTCCCAGAGCTGTTCATTTACCTGATGGCAGAATTAGGATACCTGCTTCACTTCCTGTCATTCCTTCAACTACCTTCAATCGCATGAACAGCTTGAATTATGTATCGAAAATCTCTGACAAAATTCAGAAAAGGAAGGATATTAGAAAGATTTCAATGGTGGACGCAATGGAAGCACCTGAGTATGAACTACCCAAGAACATCTTTGAAGACCTTCATGTTGTCAAGCAGCATCGTCGTAGTTTCTTTGCCGATGGTAACTCATTAGTAGAGGTACGACCAAGAACAATGCCAACGGCACCGACACTGATTGCAACCCATACTGCAGAAGGAAAATTCAACGTTCCTATCGACATAGAGAGCAATCGTCGCGCTATTCTCGCAATAAATACGATTTATAGTGCTCTTCATCCTCATCAAAATTATTGA